A single Gemmatimonas sp. UBA7669 DNA region contains:
- a CDS encoding UbiA-like polyprenyltransferase, translating to MNTVMPPKGARDGQLLSGQSLPVRLANFVKLPHTVFAMPFALVGVLFASVVAPVSAAVVGWVLLAFTSARFAAMAFNRLVDRDVDALNPRTAMRELPAGTLTVGQARFSIVLSSGLFVLASYMLNTLCFLLSPVALLWVLGYSYTKRFTRWSHLWLGLGLSIAPVGGYLAVTGAWSEPWWLLCVLALGVVCWSGGFDMIYALQDAEFDRVHGLHSVPSTFGVAGAIAIARSLHVLAVVCFAAVVAAQPLGTVSPLAQNVLWAAVVGVALMLLWEHRLVKAHDLSRVDAAFFTMNGLISLGFLLFVLVARVLVARGVGAIA from the coding sequence GTGAACACCGTAATGCCGCCCAAGGGCGCACGTGACGGGCAGTTGCTGAGCGGCCAGTCGCTGCCGGTGCGACTGGCCAACTTCGTCAAATTGCCGCATACGGTATTTGCCATGCCGTTCGCGCTGGTTGGCGTGCTGTTTGCCAGTGTCGTTGCGCCCGTGAGTGCGGCCGTGGTGGGATGGGTGTTGTTGGCGTTCACCAGCGCACGATTTGCCGCCATGGCGTTCAACCGGCTCGTTGACCGCGACGTGGACGCACTCAATCCGCGCACCGCCATGCGCGAGCTGCCGGCCGGCACGCTCACGGTGGGGCAGGCGCGCTTCAGCATCGTGTTGTCGAGCGGCCTGTTTGTGCTGGCCAGCTACATGCTCAACACCCTGTGTTTTCTGCTTTCGCCAGTCGCCCTGTTGTGGGTGCTGGGCTACAGCTACACCAAGCGCTTCACGCGCTGGTCGCATCTTTGGTTGGGCCTCGGCCTGTCCATTGCCCCCGTGGGGGGCTATCTGGCCGTGACCGGAGCGTGGAGCGAGCCCTGGTGGTTGCTCTGTGTGCTGGCGCTTGGCGTGGTGTGCTGGAGCGGCGGCTTCGACATGATCTATGCGCTGCAGGATGCCGAGTTCGACAGAGTGCATGGGCTGCACAGCGTGCCCAGCACGTTTGGTGTGGCGGGCGCCATCGCCATCGCCCGCAGTCTGCATGTGCTGGCGGTGGTGTGTTTTGCGGCGGTCGTGGCCGCGCAGCCCCTCGGCACGGTGTCTCCACTGGCGCAGAATGTGCTGTGGGCCGCGGTGGTTGGCGTCGCCCTCATGCTGCTCTGGGAGCACCGACTGGTGAAGGCGCACGATCTCTCCCGTGTGGACGCGGCCTTCTTCACGATGAATGGCCTCATCAGTCTCGGCTTCCTGTTGTTTGTGCTGGTGGCGCGTGTGCTCGTGGCGCGCGGTGTGGGAGCGATAGCCTGA